GTAATCGACAACAGGCTCGGCAAGCTGCGAGCGAAGAAGCGCCTGCTGCCGGAAGAGGAGAAGGAAAAGGCGCTGCTTGAAAAGTGCTACGACTGCCTCATGGACGAAAAGCCGCTTTCCTGCATCGAGCTGAAGCCGGAAGAGTGGCGTCAGCTGCGCGGTTTTTCCTTTGTCACGTCAAAGCCTCAGATAATCCTGCTGAACCTTGACGACAGCCAGAGCGAAAATTCAAAGATACCGAAATGGGACGAGCTGAAAAAGCGCGCGGACGCAAGCGGAGCCATGCTCTGCACCCTCTACGGCAGCCTTGAAATGGACGTCATGGACCTCTCGCCGGAGGAGGCCGCCGAATTTACCGAGGGGCTTAACATCACGGAGCCGGGGCGCGAACGCCTTATCGAAGAGGCCTACAGAGTGCTTGGGCTCATCAGCTTTTTCACCAGCGGCCCCGACGAGGTGCGCGCCTGGACGCTGCATGACGGAGAAACGGCCGTAGATGCCGCAGGCACGATACATTCCGACCTTGCGAGAGGCTTTATCCGCGCGCAGGTCGTATCCTACGAGGACTACATAAAATA
The sequence above is drawn from the Cloacibacillus sp. genome and encodes:
- the ychF gene encoding redox-regulated ATPase YchF, with translation MLHCGIVGLPLSGKSTVFNVITRAGAEVKPYAGGKTDPNKAVVSVPDKRFDKLVEIHKPKKETPAQVEFVDLAGLSRGAGKGEGLGNAFLNFVADADALIQVIRCFDNAAVEHPEGSVDPLRDWDILDNELIFRDLAVIDNRLGKLRAKKRLLPEEEKEKALLEKCYDCLMDEKPLSCIELKPEEWRQLRGFSFVTSKPQIILLNLDDSQSENSKIPKWDELKKRADASGAMLCTLYGSLEMDVMDLSPEEAAEFTEGLNITEPGRERLIEEAYRVLGLISFFTSGPDEVRAWTLHDGETAVDAAGTIHSDLARGFIRAQVVSYEDYIKYAASLDECRKAGVLRLEGKEYPVKDGDMIEIRFNV